One Weissella coleopterorum DNA segment encodes these proteins:
- a CDS encoding DUF368 domain-containing protein, translating into MKTSNVTNWISRLIKGMILALGFILPGVSGGVLAAILGIYERLLRFMGNVRQRFRFDFWYFVPVGIGGILGLALLSAPLEYLLANYQVLVLWAFAGAIIGTLPALFKTAGLQGRQTNDWVVLLLTAGIGGWFLYNLSTLFGVLTPSFVSWMLAGCLIALGVILPGLSPSNLLLYLGLFEPMLKGFKSGDLSVLIPIAIGAVITLLALSKLMLILLKKYYAKVYHFILGIVLASIGLILMPPVANYQGAKVGTFALALLLMLGGIAIGWWMSKLEDKYK; encoded by the coding sequence ATTAAAACGAGCAATGTAACAAACTGGATTAGCCGATTAATTAAAGGCATGATCTTAGCATTAGGATTTATTTTACCTGGAGTCTCTGGTGGCGTTTTAGCAGCTATTTTGGGCATTTATGAACGTCTACTTCGGTTTATGGGGAATGTTAGACAGCGTTTTAGATTTGATTTTTGGTATTTTGTGCCAGTTGGAATCGGAGGAATCTTAGGGTTAGCACTTTTAAGTGCGCCATTGGAGTACCTTTTAGCGAACTACCAGGTGTTAGTGCTCTGGGCATTTGCGGGAGCCATTATCGGTACCTTGCCGGCCCTGTTTAAGACAGCAGGCTTACAGGGGCGTCAAACTAATGACTGGGTGGTTTTGTTGTTGACAGCTGGAATAGGTGGTTGGTTTTTATATAATTTGAGTACTCTTTTTGGGGTGCTAACACCTAGTTTTGTTAGCTGGATGTTAGCTGGATGCTTAATTGCATTAGGGGTTATTTTACCTGGATTAAGTCCGTCTAACCTCTTACTTTATTTAGGCTTGTTTGAACCAATGCTAAAGGGATTTAAATCAGGGGATCTAAGTGTCCTAATTCCTATCGCCATCGGTGCCGTTATAACATTGCTAGCTCTATCAAAGCTTATGTTGATTTTATTAAAAAAATATTATGCAAAAGTTTATCATTTTATTTTAGGAATAGTCCTAGCGTCAATTGGTTTAATTTTGATGCCACCCGTAGCTAACTACCAAGGTGCTAAGGTGGGGACTTTCGCTTTAGCACTGCTATTAATGCTAGGGGGGATCGCAATTGGTTGGTGGATGTCTAAATTGGAAGATAAGTATAAGTAA
- the efp gene encoding elongation factor P — MAIGMNDLKTGLTIEYSNSIWRVLEFQHVKPGKGAAFVRSKLKNLRSGAVNEVTFRPGDKFETANIETSPMQYSYADGDNRVFMNMDTYDQIAIPVDRIEDEMKYLLEGTDVKVTYYESELLGIEVPKTIELTVAETQPGIKGATANGGGKPATMETGLVITVPDFINAGEKLIVNTDNGGSYSSRA; from the coding sequence ATGGCCATTGGAATGAATGATTTGAAGACGGGTTTGACAATTGAATACTCAAACTCAATTTGGCGAGTGTTGGAATTCCAACACGTTAAGCCTGGTAAAGGGGCAGCGTTTGTCCGTTCAAAGTTAAAAAATTTACGTTCTGGGGCGGTAAATGAAGTTACTTTCCGACCTGGTGATAAGTTTGAAACTGCTAATATTGAAACTTCACCAATGCAGTATTCATATGCTGATGGCGATAATCGTGTCTTCATGAATATGGATACGTATGATCAAATCGCTATTCCAGTTGACCGAATTGAAGATGAAATGAAGTATCTATTAGAAGGAACTGATGTTAAAGTTACTTATTATGAGAGCGAATTGTTAGGAATTGAAGTTCCTAAAACCATTGAGTTAACAGTTGCGGAAACACAACCTGGAATTAAGGGAGCGACTGCTAATGGTGGTGGTAAGCCTGCTACAATGGAAACTGGATTAGTAATTACTGTTCCTGATTTCATCAATGCTGGTGAAAAACTTATTGTTAATACGGATAATGGTGGATCATACTCTTCACGTGCATAA